The Tripterygium wilfordii isolate XIE 37 chromosome 4, ASM1340144v1, whole genome shotgun sequence genome has a window encoding:
- the LOC119997020 gene encoding protein FAR1-RELATED SEQUENCE 5-like codes for MTSDDPRTATTNDDDDPRTATTQVNPYMEDHSQVVNMMVDSEKDWTPYMDMEFDTLDEAWEHWCHYGKQVGFSTRKSFLNRSKLDEKVTTRGFVCSKHGVRLEDKRRVHNSHRDETRTNCHARLLVRLKRESGKYVVYDFVAEHTHQLHLPQTKRFYGVERKAKSYEEKVFYTSSCSGSS; via the exons ATGACGAGCGACGACCCACGAACGGCGACCACGAACGACGACGACGACCCACGAACGGCGACGACCCAAGTGAATCCTTACATGGAAGACCACTCTCAG GTTGTGAACATGATGGTCGATAGTGAGAAAGATTGGACACCTTACATGGACATGGAATTTGATACACttgatgaggcttgggagcattGGTGCCATTATGGAAAACAAGTTGGATTCTCGACAAGAAAGAGTTTTTTAAATAGAAGCAAGTTAGATGAAAAGGTTACAACAAGGGGATTCGTATGTTCTAAACATGGTGTCCGTTTAGAAGACAAACGCAGGGTTCATAACAGCCATAGAGATGAGACAAGAACGAATTGTCATGCAAGGCTACTTGTTCGATTGAAACGAGAAAGTGGTAAGTATGTAGTATATGATTTTGTCGCTGAACATACTCATCAACTTCACCTTCCACAAACCAAGAGGTTTTATGGAGTTGAACGCAAGGCGAAAAGCTACGAAGAAAAAGTCTTTTACACGTCAAGCTGCTCAG GATCCTCGTAG